A single Actinomadura algeriensis DNA region contains:
- a CDS encoding phage holin family protein has protein sequence MSEATPGEHVEDKSLGELVALASSNVSDLVRAEMELAKMELKSDAKKGAISGAMFTIAALIAGIIVILLSISLAFGLIALGIWPWAAFLIVAGVYLLLALVLGFIGQRLIRKIEGAKRTRKTLKDTPGALRRRGGSDKPALTD, from the coding sequence ATGTCCGAGGCAACGCCGGGCGAGCACGTCGAGGACAAGTCCCTCGGCGAGCTCGTCGCGCTGGCGTCCAGCAACGTGTCCGACCTGGTCAGGGCGGAGATGGAACTGGCCAAGATGGAGCTCAAGTCGGACGCGAAGAAGGGTGCGATCAGCGGCGCGATGTTCACCATCGCCGCGCTGATCGCCGGGATCATCGTGATCCTGCTGTCGATCTCGCTCGCGTTCGGCCTGATCGCGCTGGGCATCTGGCCGTGGGCCGCGTTCCTGATCGTCGCGGGCGTGTACCTGCTGCTCGCGCTGGTGCTGGGCTTCATCGGCCAGCGGCTCATCCGCAAGATCGAGGGCGCGAAGCGGACGCGCAAGACATTGAAGGACACTCCGGGAGCACTGCGGCGACGCGGCGGCTCCGACAAGCCCGCGTTGACGGACTGA
- a CDS encoding NUDIX hydrolase, whose amino-acid sequence MASCPAWLDRFRAQAPRLPVPPPFRPAPDARAAAVLILFGDGPDGPDVLLTERAATLNKHAGQPAFPGGRIDPEDDGPVAAALREAWEEAGVEPSGVDVLCTLPELYLSRSLHRVTPVAGWWREPSQIAPGHPGEVATVARVPIDELVDPANRLTVRHPSGLKLGPAFRVGGMLVWGFTAALLGQVLAAGGWERPWDADHVEDLPQDVLDLASRG is encoded by the coding sequence ATCGCCTCCTGCCCCGCGTGGCTCGACCGTTTCCGTGCGCAGGCGCCGCGGCTCCCCGTGCCGCCGCCGTTCCGCCCGGCACCGGACGCCCGCGCCGCCGCCGTGCTGATCCTCTTCGGTGACGGACCCGACGGCCCCGACGTCCTGCTCACCGAGCGGGCCGCGACCCTCAACAAGCACGCCGGCCAGCCCGCGTTCCCCGGCGGCCGCATCGACCCCGAAGACGACGGCCCCGTCGCCGCGGCGCTGCGCGAGGCGTGGGAGGAGGCGGGCGTCGAACCGTCCGGGGTGGACGTGCTGTGCACGCTCCCGGAGCTGTACCTGTCGCGCAGCCTGCACCGCGTCACGCCCGTCGCGGGCTGGTGGCGCGAACCGTCCCAGATCGCCCCCGGGCACCCCGGCGAGGTCGCGACCGTCGCCCGCGTGCCGATCGACGAACTCGTCGACCCGGCGAACCGGCTCACCGTCCGGCACCCGTCCGGGCTGAAGCTCGGGCCCGCGTTCCGGGTCGGCGGCATGCTCGTGTGGGGGTTCACGGCGGCGCTGCTCGGGCAGGTGCTCGCGGCCGGCGGCTGGGAGCGGCCGTGGGACGCCGATCACGTCGAGGATCTGCCGCAGGACGTCCTCGACCTCGCCTCCCGCGGCTGA
- a CDS encoding NUDIX hydrolase — translation MKLPAEFVGRIEEIGAGRAEPPPARDAATVVVLRDHDRHGLQAFMLRRARSMAFAPGAYVFPGGSVDARDGEAELAWSGPSPAEWAAAFGASETVARELVCAAVRETFEETLVLLAGPTAGTVVDDTRGDAWEADRQALLDRSQSFGGFLDKRGLVLRSDLLRPWAHWITPKIEPRRYDTRFFVAAIPDGQRARDVSTEADQVAWVRPAEAAERAWAGELAMLPPTLATLTELAEYATVADVLAARREVVAYEPTAEIVDGEAWLVLPEDVAHFYPTG, via the coding sequence CTGAAGCTGCCCGCGGAGTTCGTGGGACGCATCGAGGAGATCGGCGCCGGACGGGCGGAGCCGCCGCCCGCGCGGGACGCGGCGACGGTCGTCGTGCTGCGCGACCACGACCGGCACGGGCTGCAGGCGTTCATGCTGCGCCGTGCGCGGTCGATGGCGTTCGCGCCCGGCGCGTACGTGTTCCCGGGCGGGTCGGTCGACGCGCGCGACGGCGAGGCGGAGCTCGCGTGGTCGGGGCCGTCGCCCGCCGAGTGGGCGGCGGCGTTCGGCGCGAGCGAGACGGTCGCGCGCGAGCTGGTGTGCGCGGCCGTCCGCGAGACGTTCGAGGAGACGCTCGTGCTGCTCGCGGGCCCGACGGCGGGGACCGTCGTCGACGACACGCGCGGGGACGCGTGGGAGGCGGACCGGCAGGCGCTGCTGGATCGTTCCCAGTCGTTCGGCGGTTTCCTCGACAAGCGCGGCCTGGTCCTCCGTTCCGACCTGCTGCGCCCGTGGGCGCACTGGATCACCCCGAAGATCGAGCCGAGACGCTACGACACCCGGTTCTTCGTTGCCGCGATCCCGGACGGGCAGCGCGCGCGCGACGTCAGTACAGAGGCCGACCAGGTGGCGTGGGTGCGCCCGGCGGAGGCGGCCGAGCGCGCGTGGGCCGGTGAGCTGGCGATGCTGCCGCCGACCCTGGCGACGCTGACCGAACTGGCCGAGTACGCGACGGTCGCGGACGTCCTGGCCGCGCGCCGCGAGGTCGTCGCCTACGAGCCGACCGCGGAGATCGTGGACGGTGAGGCGTGGCTGGTGCTGCCCGAGGACGTCGCGCACTTCTACCCGACCGGGTGA
- a CDS encoding MBL fold metallo-hydrolase has product MTEIDGMGTDRAFCVLAPNPSAMTLDGTNTWIVAEPDADEVVVIDPGPEDDRHLRRVADTIAARGRRAGLVLLTHGHPDHSAGAERFVELTGGGAKVRALDPRHRLGDEGLAEGDVVTTGGVELRVMETPGHSDDSLTFWLPADRAVLTGDTVLGYGTTVLEGRLGDYLSSLDRLRKFAAERDAATILPGHGPRLDDPLAALDHYIDHRRERLAQVEAAVAGGARTAREVVEIVYADVDRSLWPAAEWSVQSQLDYLNERA; this is encoded by the coding sequence ATGACCGAGATCGACGGTATGGGCACCGATCGGGCGTTCTGCGTGCTGGCGCCGAATCCGTCCGCGATGACCCTGGACGGCACGAACACGTGGATCGTCGCGGAACCGGACGCCGACGAGGTCGTCGTGATCGACCCGGGCCCGGAGGACGATCGGCACCTGCGGCGCGTCGCGGACACGATCGCCGCGCGCGGGCGGCGGGCCGGGCTCGTCCTGCTCACGCACGGCCATCCGGACCATTCGGCCGGCGCGGAACGGTTCGTGGAGCTGACCGGCGGCGGGGCGAAGGTGCGGGCGCTGGATCCGCGGCACCGGCTCGGCGACGAGGGGCTGGCCGAGGGGGACGTCGTCACGACCGGCGGGGTCGAGCTGCGGGTGATGGAGACGCCCGGGCACAGCGACGATTCGCTGACGTTCTGGCTGCCCGCGGACCGGGCCGTCCTGACCGGCGACACGGTCCTCGGCTACGGGACGACCGTCCTGGAGGGCCGGCTCGGTGACTACCTGAGCTCGCTCGATCGGCTGCGGAAGTTCGCCGCGGAGCGGGACGCGGCGACGATCCTGCCCGGGCACGGCCCGCGGCTGGACGATCCGCTGGCGGCCCTCGACCACTACATCGACCACCGGCGGGAGCGGCTCGCGCAGGTCGAGGCGGCCGTGGCGGGCGGCGCCCGGACGGCGCGCGAGGTCGTGGAGATCGTGTACGCGGACGTCGACAGGTCGCTGTGGCCCGCGGCGGAGTGGTCCGTCCAGTCGCAGCTCGACTACCTCAACGAGCGCGCCTGA
- a CDS encoding DUF309 domain-containing protein yields the protein MRDRDESGRPRNARPRDAYGRPLPHGTTGVPTMPDDLVMRPSEALREAQRLLDADRPFHAHEVLEAAWKDAPEPERELWRGLAQVAVGITHMRRGNARGARALLSRAADRLEPYDADPPHTIDVQGVVQRVRTLVDTPEEGPVELKLTQ from the coding sequence ATGCGGGATCGGGACGAATCGGGACGCCCGCGCAACGCGCGTCCCCGCGACGCGTACGGGCGTCCGCTGCCTCACGGGACGACCGGCGTCCCCACGATGCCGGACGATCTCGTCATGCGGCCGTCGGAGGCGCTGCGGGAAGCGCAACGGCTGCTGGACGCCGACCGTCCCTTCCACGCGCACGAGGTGCTGGAGGCCGCCTGGAAGGACGCCCCCGAACCGGAGCGGGAACTGTGGAGGGGGCTGGCCCAGGTCGCCGTGGGCATCACCCACATGCGCCGTGGCAACGCGCGGGGCGCGCGGGCGCTGCTGAGCCGCGCCGCCGACCGCCTGGAGCCGTACGACGCCGACCCACCGCACACGATCGACGTCCAAGGCGTCGTGCAGCGCGTCCGTACGCTCGTGGACACGCCCGAGGAAGGCCCGGTCGAACTCAAGCTCACCCAGTGA
- the nth gene encoding endonuclease III, with protein MNRILTETYPDAHCELNFGTPFQLLVATVLSAQTTDKRVNLTTPELFAKYSTPEDLAAADPEAVEAVLKPTGFFRAKTKSVMGLSAALVERFGGEVPGRLDDLVTLPGVGRKTANVVLGNAFDVPGITVDTHFGRLVRRFAWTDETDPDKVEREIGELFPRKDWTMLSHRLIWHGRRICHARRPACGACPLADLCPAFGEGPTDVETAEALVKPGPFS; from the coding sequence ATGAACAGGATTCTCACCGAAACCTACCCGGACGCGCACTGTGAGTTGAACTTCGGGACACCGTTTCAGCTCTTGGTCGCCACGGTCCTGTCCGCCCAGACCACCGACAAGCGCGTGAACCTGACCACTCCCGAGCTCTTCGCCAAATATTCGACGCCGGAGGATCTCGCCGCCGCCGACCCCGAGGCCGTCGAGGCGGTGCTGAAGCCCACCGGGTTCTTCCGGGCCAAGACCAAGTCGGTGATGGGCCTGTCCGCCGCCCTCGTCGAACGCTTCGGCGGCGAGGTGCCCGGCCGCCTGGACGACCTCGTCACGCTCCCCGGCGTCGGCCGCAAGACCGCGAACGTCGTGCTCGGCAACGCCTTCGACGTCCCGGGCATCACGGTCGACACGCACTTCGGGAGGCTCGTCCGCCGGTTCGCCTGGACGGACGAGACCGACCCCGACAAGGTCGAGCGGGAGATCGGCGAGCTGTTCCCCCGCAAGGACTGGACGATGCTGTCGCACCGGCTGATCTGGCACGGCCGCCGCATCTGCCACGCGCGCCGTCCCGCCTGCGGCGCCTGCCCGCTCGCCGACCTGTGCCCGGCGTTCGGCGAGGGCCCGACGGACGTGGAGACGGCCGAGGCGCTCGTCAAGCCGGGCCCGTTCTCGTGA
- a CDS encoding RidA family protein yields the protein MSTPEERIVELGLELPDVVPPVASYLPTARTGSLVYTAGQIPLVKGELGVTGKVGAEVGAEEAKAQARICALNAIAALKAELGELSRVTRIVKVVGFVASAPDFYGQPDVVNGASDLLAEVFGEAGRHARSAVGVASLPRNVPVEVELIAEVA from the coding sequence ATGAGCACACCCGAGGAGCGGATCGTCGAGCTCGGGCTGGAGCTGCCGGACGTCGTGCCGCCGGTCGCGTCGTACCTGCCGACGGCGCGGACGGGCTCGCTCGTCTACACGGCCGGGCAGATCCCGCTGGTCAAGGGGGAGCTGGGCGTCACCGGGAAGGTGGGCGCCGAGGTGGGCGCGGAGGAGGCGAAGGCGCAGGCGCGGATCTGCGCGTTGAACGCGATCGCCGCGCTCAAGGCCGAGCTCGGCGAACTGTCGCGCGTCACACGGATCGTGAAGGTCGTCGGGTTCGTCGCGTCCGCTCCCGATTTCTATGGGCAGCCGGACGTGGTCAACGGCGCGAGCGACCTGCTCGCCGAGGTGTTCGGTGAGGCCGGACGGCACGCGCGCAGCGCCGTCGGCGTCGCGTCCCTGCCCCGGAACGTACCCGTCGAGGTCGAGCTGATCGCCGAGGTCGCCTGA
- a CDS encoding MarP family serine protease: protein MLDLILLGLVVLFGVSGYRQGFIVSLLSFAGFIGGGVAGVLIAPPIADSTVDGAEQQVLLAIVIAFLAATFGQLIASSAGALLRNRVTGLNARTADAVGGTFVSALSLLIVAWFFGSMFANSQFRWLRTQVKSSTVISGIDEVMPAQAHTWFTSFQGFVKDSEFPQVFNGLRGESVVEVPPPDDSVLATGGLRDARNSIVKIVSTAPQCQRRIEGTGFVFAPDHIMTNAHVVAGARGQSTVANRTGSTAKGRVVLYNPSRDIAVLYVPGLNARPLPFEPDADVRDSAIIAGFPKNEPFSASAARIRARQTAKGPDIYHSGQVSREIYAIRGKVEPGNSGGPLLSPDGRVYGVIFAAALDTPSTGYALTADEVAEDARAGARATEPVSTQSCSD from the coding sequence ATGCTCGATCTGATCCTCCTGGGGCTCGTGGTGCTGTTCGGCGTCTCGGGTTACCGGCAGGGTTTCATCGTGAGCCTGCTGAGCTTCGCGGGCTTCATCGGCGGCGGCGTCGCCGGGGTGCTGATCGCGCCGCCGATCGCCGACTCGACCGTGGACGGCGCCGAGCAGCAGGTGCTGCTGGCGATCGTCATCGCGTTCCTGGCCGCGACCTTCGGGCAGCTCATCGCGTCGTCGGCGGGAGCGCTGCTCCGCAACCGGGTCACCGGGCTGAACGCCCGGACGGCGGACGCGGTCGGCGGCACGTTCGTCAGCGCGCTGTCGCTGCTGATCGTCGCGTGGTTCTTCGGCAGCATGTTCGCGAACTCGCAGTTCCGGTGGCTGCGCACCCAGGTCAAGAGCTCGACGGTCATCAGCGGGATCGACGAGGTGATGCCCGCGCAGGCGCACACCTGGTTCACCTCGTTCCAGGGGTTCGTCAAGGACAGCGAGTTCCCGCAGGTCTTCAACGGGCTCCGCGGCGAGTCGGTGGTCGAGGTGCCGCCGCCGGACGACTCGGTCCTCGCGACCGGCGGGCTGCGGGACGCGCGCAACAGCATCGTCAAGATCGTCAGCACGGCGCCGCAGTGCCAGCGCCGCATCGAGGGCACCGGGTTCGTGTTCGCGCCCGACCACATCATGACGAACGCGCATGTCGTCGCGGGCGCGCGCGGGCAGTCCACCGTGGCCAATCGCACGGGAAGCACTGCGAAGGGCCGTGTCGTCCTGTACAACCCCAGCCGCGACATCGCCGTGCTGTACGTGCCCGGGCTGAACGCGCGTCCGCTGCCCTTCGAGCCGGACGCCGACGTGCGCGACAGCGCGATCATCGCGGGCTTCCCGAAGAACGAGCCGTTCAGTGCGAGCGCCGCCCGGATCCGCGCCCGGCAGACCGCCAAGGGGCCCGACATCTACCACTCCGGCCAGGTCAGCCGGGAGATCTACGCGATCCGCGGCAAGGTCGAGCCGGGCAACTCGGGCGGCCCGCTGCTGTCGCCGGACGGACGCGTCTACGGCGTCATCTTCGCGGCGGCGCTCGACACCCCCTCCACCGGCTACGCGCTCACCGCCGACGAGGTCGCCGAGGACGCGCGCGCGGGCGCGCGCGCCACCGAGCCCGTCTCGACCCAGAGCTGTTCCGACTGA
- a CDS encoding DUF4177 domain-containing protein produces the protein MKKWEYATVPLLVHATKQILDNWGQDGWELVTVLPGPNPENLVAYFKREVQS, from the coding sequence ATGAAGAAGTGGGAGTACGCGACCGTTCCGCTGCTGGTGCACGCGACCAAGCAGATTCTCGACAACTGGGGCCAGGACGGGTGGGAGCTCGTCACCGTGCTGCCGGGTCCGAACCCGGAGAACCTGGTGGCCTACTTCAAGCGCGAAGTGCAGTCCTAG
- a CDS encoding DUF4345 family protein yields MSAVVSTAVIVVVALFFFGMGVYGLAAPGALIRPFGIALPSGTARAEVRAVYGGFGVATGALLVAAAADAGGVRSGAVLAVACALAGMAGGRLVARAFDRVGGFYPGWFYFWVETAAAAGLLAAR; encoded by the coding sequence GTGTCCGCCGTCGTTTCCACCGCAGTGATCGTGGTCGTCGCCCTGTTCTTCTTCGGCATGGGCGTTTACGGACTGGCCGCGCCGGGAGCGTTGATCAGGCCGTTCGGGATCGCGTTGCCGTCCGGGACGGCGCGGGCGGAGGTGCGCGCGGTGTACGGCGGGTTCGGCGTCGCGACGGGGGCGCTGCTGGTCGCCGCGGCGGCCGATGCGGGCGGTGTCCGGTCCGGGGCGGTGCTCGCGGTCGCGTGCGCGCTCGCCGGGATGGCCGGCGGACGGCTCGTCGCGCGGGCGTTCGACCGCGTCGGCGGCTTCTATCCGGGTTGGTTCTACTTCTGGGTCGAGACGGCCGCTGCGGCCGGGCTCCTCGCGGCGCGTTGA
- a CDS encoding alpha/beta fold hydrolase: protein MSGHDASLIEVDGPWTHRAISAGGTRFHVAEAGEGPLVLLLHGFPEFWWSWRNQLESLPAAGYRAAAIDLRGYGGSDKPPRGYDLVTLAGDAAGLIRALGEAGAIVVGHDWGGLLAWTMAVYHPKIVQRLAVVGAPHPLRLRRSVRESPREQGWAARHTFGFQVPVLPERRLVRDDAALVGRLLHEWSGPGWPDEETERLVRRAVQIPGVAHSALEYHRWFIRSQARPDGIRYAHRMRAPVQAPTLQLHGALDKCTLPESAQGSGQYVAAPYRWRLIEGTGHFPHQERPGEFDEHLLGWLADPEPDR from the coding sequence ATGTCCGGGCACGACGCATCGCTGATCGAGGTGGACGGTCCGTGGACGCACCGCGCGATCAGCGCGGGCGGAACGCGGTTCCACGTCGCCGAGGCCGGGGAAGGGCCGCTCGTCCTGCTGCTGCACGGCTTCCCCGAGTTCTGGTGGTCGTGGCGCAACCAGCTCGAGTCGCTGCCCGCGGCGGGCTACCGGGCGGCCGCGATCGATCTGCGCGGCTACGGCGGCAGCGACAAGCCGCCGCGCGGCTACGACCTGGTGACGCTCGCCGGCGACGCGGCCGGGCTCATCCGGGCGCTCGGCGAGGCGGGCGCGATCGTGGTCGGGCACGACTGGGGCGGGCTGCTGGCCTGGACGATGGCGGTCTACCACCCGAAGATCGTGCAGCGGCTCGCGGTCGTCGGCGCCCCGCATCCGCTGCGGCTGCGGCGGTCGGTCCGGGAGAGCCCGCGCGAGCAGGGCTGGGCGGCGCGGCACACGTTCGGTTTCCAGGTTCCCGTTCTGCCGGAACGCCGCCTGGTGCGGGACGACGCCGCGCTCGTGGGCAGGCTCCTGCACGAGTGGTCGGGGCCGGGCTGGCCGGACGAGGAGACCGAGCGGCTCGTCCGACGGGCGGTGCAGATTCCTGGGGTCGCGCACAGCGCGCTTGAGTACCACCGGTGGTTCATCCGGTCCCAGGCCCGTCCGGACGGGATCCGCTACGCGCACCGTATGCGCGCCCCGGTACAGGCACCGACGCTCCAGCTCCACGGCGCCTTGGACAAGTGCACGCTCCCGGAGAGCGCCCAGGGGTCCGGGCAGTACGTGGCCGCCCCGTACAGGTGGCGGCTCATCGAAGGGACGGGGCACTTCCCCCACCAGGAGCGGCCCGGAGAGTTCGACGAGCACCTGCTCGGCTGGCTGGCCGATCCGGAACCCGACCGCTGA
- the nhaA gene encoding Na+/H+ antiporter NhaA: MPRPSARTRKSTRRPVATVWPFRPTARYGGQVAKALRLETVGGIIMLLAAVAALIWANTPWSDAYYDLQHVEFSPSWLNIGHMDLAHWASGGLLAVFFFLAGLELREELTHGELRNPRDAALPVIAASAGVVLPALIFLLVSAGEAGASRGWAIPTATDIAFALAVLAVTFSACPAPLRAFLLTLAVVDDLIAITIIALFYTDSMKWGWLGLGVVLIAVYGFLQSRGVRSPWVYAPLAVLAWYFVLKSGVHATVAGVALGMLTSPRETPDGRPTNAERADHFLRPFSAGFAVPVFAFLSAGVTLSVSALGDVFTDRIALGVIAGLVIGKFIGVFGGAWLAVRSGLATLGADLHWREIAGVAMLAGVGFTVSLLIGGLAYTDPSQLERVTTAVLIASVLASAAATVVFRRRTRARALLSDRPG, encoded by the coding sequence TTGCCGCGCCCGTCCGCCCGCACCCGTAAGAGCACGCGCCGCCCCGTCGCCACCGTCTGGCCGTTCCGGCCGACGGCCCGCTATGGCGGCCAGGTCGCCAAAGCCCTCCGCTTGGAGACGGTCGGCGGCATCATCATGCTGCTGGCGGCCGTCGCCGCGCTCATCTGGGCCAACACCCCCTGGTCGGACGCGTACTACGACCTGCAGCACGTCGAGTTCAGCCCGTCCTGGCTGAACATCGGGCACATGGACCTGGCGCACTGGGCGTCCGGCGGGCTGCTGGCGGTCTTCTTCTTCCTCGCCGGCCTGGAGCTCCGCGAGGAGCTCACGCACGGCGAGCTGCGCAATCCGCGCGACGCCGCGCTGCCGGTGATCGCCGCGTCCGCGGGCGTCGTGCTGCCCGCGCTCATCTTCCTGCTGGTCAGCGCGGGTGAAGCCGGTGCCTCCCGGGGGTGGGCGATCCCGACGGCGACCGACATCGCGTTCGCGCTCGCCGTGCTCGCGGTGACGTTCTCGGCCTGCCCGGCGCCGCTGCGCGCGTTCCTGCTGACCCTCGCCGTCGTGGACGACCTGATCGCCATCACGATCATCGCGCTGTTCTACACGGACTCGATGAAGTGGGGCTGGCTCGGCCTCGGCGTCGTGCTGATCGCGGTGTACGGGTTCCTGCAGTCCCGCGGCGTCCGGTCCCCGTGGGTGTACGCGCCGCTGGCCGTCCTGGCCTGGTACTTCGTTCTGAAGAGCGGCGTGCACGCGACGGTGGCCGGGGTGGCGCTGGGGATGCTCACCAGCCCGCGGGAGACACCGGACGGGCGTCCCACGAACGCCGAGCGGGCCGACCACTTCCTGCGCCCGTTCTCGGCGGGGTTCGCGGTGCCGGTGTTCGCGTTCCTGTCGGCGGGCGTGACGCTGAGCGTGTCCGCGCTCGGGGACGTGTTCACCGATCGGATCGCCCTGGGCGTGATCGCCGGCCTGGTGATCGGTAAGTTCATCGGTGTCTTCGGCGGGGCGTGGCTGGCGGTACGGTCCGGCCTGGCCACGCTGGGGGCGGATCTGCACTGGCGGGAGATCGCGGGGGTCGCGATGCTCGCCGGGGTGGGTTTCACCGTTTCACTGCTGATCGGCGGTTTGGCCTATACCGACCCGTCACAATTGGAGAGAGTGACGACTGCGGTCCTGATCGCGAGCGTGCTCGCCTCGGCGGCCGCCACCGTCGTCTTCCGGAGGAGGACGCGCGCCCGCGCGCTGCTCTCCGACCGACCGGGGTGA
- a CDS encoding helix-turn-helix transcriptional regulator — protein MRALSRTCSRAGLWLWPGQALYAGPSLDLGVHSGSVACLAVGVDAPVVVHVPGRPDLTTRSVLVPPRLPHRLIAKGERMVFCYLDPASPYAAACRTEMLQGDVLPHVHRQEADLVHLASRLDERRPADGALWLARAAPAPSPTRTDERIRAATRRLLGNPETALTARELAAEAGLSVSRFLHLFKAQTGTSFRRYRIWARMLRAAALLDEDHDLTRVAVEAGFSSPSHLSSTFHTTFGLTPSALLAVDLDIVRGDAPHAGRTAQSSGGSRRSSAAASCEPVAPVAPGSPPATP, from the coding sequence GTGCGCGCGCTTTCACGAACGTGCTCCCGCGCGGGACTCTGGCTGTGGCCGGGGCAGGCCCTGTACGCGGGCCCGTCGCTCGACCTCGGGGTCCACTCGGGTTCGGTCGCCTGCCTCGCCGTCGGCGTGGACGCTCCCGTCGTCGTCCACGTCCCCGGACGACCGGACCTGACCACGCGCAGCGTCCTGGTCCCGCCGCGCCTCCCGCACCGCCTCATCGCCAAGGGCGAGCGCATGGTGTTCTGCTACCTCGACCCCGCCTCCCCGTACGCCGCGGCATGCCGGACGGAGATGCTGCAAGGCGACGTCCTGCCGCACGTCCACCGGCAGGAGGCGGACCTAGTGCACTTGGCCTCCCGACTGGACGAACGCCGCCCTGCAGACGGCGCCCTCTGGCTCGCCCGCGCCGCCCCCGCCCCGTCCCCAACGAGAACGGACGAGCGCATCCGCGCGGCCACCCGGCGGCTCCTCGGCAACCCGGAGACGGCCTTGACGGCACGCGAACTCGCCGCGGAGGCGGGCCTGTCGGTCTCCCGGTTCCTGCACCTGTTCAAAGCGCAGACGGGCACGAGTTTCCGTCGTTACCGGATCTGGGCGCGCATGCTGCGCGCCGCCGCACTCCTGGACGAGGACCACGACCTCACCCGGGTCGCCGTCGAGGCGGGCTTTTCCAGCCCGTCCCACCTCAGCAGCACCTTCCACACCACGTTCGGCCTCACGCCGTCGGCCCTGCTCGCCGTCGACCTCGACATCGTCCGCGGCGACGCACCGCACGCAGGCCGGACGGCTCAGTCGAGCGGCGGGTCGCGCCGCTCGTCCGCCGCCGCCTCCTGCGAGCCCGTCGCGCCCGTCGCGCCCGGCTCGCCGCCCGCGACGCCCTGA
- a CDS encoding Crp/Fnr family transcriptional regulator, whose amino-acid sequence MHVGVSRRRSVTDRDVDVLSRAPLFEALDEQGAKALRANVTEVRLARGQTLFNEGETGDRLYVVVEGKIKLTRTAPDGRENLLSVLGPSEMFGELSLFDPRPRTASAIAVTECRLAGLGHDQLRPWLTGHAEVAVQLLRALAQRLRKTNDVMADLVFTDVPGRVAKALLDLAERFGQPSESGLHVHHDLTQEELAQLVGASRETVNKALADFAQRNWLRIEARAVVILDIERLRKRSK is encoded by the coding sequence ATGCATGTTGGTGTTTCGAGGAGGAGAAGCGTGACCGACCGCGACGTGGACGTTCTGAGCAGAGCCCCGCTCTTCGAGGCACTCGATGAGCAGGGGGCCAAGGCGCTGCGCGCCAACGTGACCGAGGTGCGGCTCGCCCGCGGCCAGACGCTGTTCAACGAGGGCGAGACGGGCGACCGCCTGTACGTCGTCGTGGAGGGGAAGATCAAGCTGACCCGCACGGCGCCGGACGGCCGGGAGAACCTCCTGAGCGTCCTCGGCCCGAGCGAGATGTTCGGCGAGCTCTCGCTGTTCGACCCCCGCCCGCGCACCGCCAGCGCCATCGCGGTGACCGAGTGCCGGCTGGCCGGGCTCGGCCACGACCAGCTGCGCCCCTGGCTGACCGGGCACGCCGAGGTCGCCGTGCAGTTGCTGCGCGCGCTGGCCCAGCGGCTGCGCAAGACCAACGACGTCATGGCCGACCTGGTGTTCACCGACGTTCCCGGCCGGGTCGCCAAGGCCCTGCTGGACCTCGCCGAGCGCTTCGGGCAGCCGTCCGAGTCGGGCCTGCACGTGCACCACGACCTCACGCAGGAGGAACTGGCGCAGCTCGTCGGCGCGTCCCGGGAGACCGTCAACAAGGCACTGGCCGACTTCGCGCAGCGCAACTGGCTGCGGATCGAGGCCCGCGCCGTGGTCATCCTCGACATCGAGCGGCTGCGCAAGCGCTCCAAGTGA